One part of the Terrimicrobium sacchariphilum genome encodes these proteins:
- a CDS encoding DUF5069 domain-containing protein, with amino-acid sequence MDINAWTQNLRLIYDKAVKSYQDGNRDLASYFSDAEKLFLATIGLKPINVYDYAEDFVKYGEPDWDTFLLIVAARRDYFLYEQKGMPSSGEIDESELPPKTADLEGVTWLPRITRKAKCFLHGDLCHDIMYGCSGDRRFLSEHGLHPADFLRAVWASHGDDHKVLAFVRKVEGRQSA; translated from the coding sequence ATGGACATCAACGCCTGGACCCAAAATCTCCGACTGATCTACGACAAGGCCGTCAAATCCTACCAGGACGGCAATCGCGACCTCGCTTCGTACTTCAGCGACGCCGAAAAGCTCTTTCTCGCCACGATTGGCCTGAAACCGATCAACGTCTACGACTACGCCGAGGATTTCGTGAAATACGGTGAACCCGACTGGGACACCTTCCTCCTCATCGTCGCCGCCCGCCGCGACTACTTCCTCTATGAGCAAAAGGGCATGCCCAGCTCCGGGGAGATCGACGAGAGCGAGCTTCCGCCTAAAACTGCGGATCTGGAGGGAGTCACCTGGCTGCCTCGTATCACCCGCAAGGCGAAGTGCTTCCTCCATGGTGACCTCTGCCATGACATCATGTATGGCTGTAGCGGTGACCGGCGATTTCTCAGCGAGCATGGCCTGCATCCGGCCGACTTCCTGAGGGCGGTCTGGGCGTCTCATGGAGACGATCACAAGGTGCTGGCCTTCGTCCGGAAGGTCGAAGGACGCCAAAGCGCTTAA
- a CDS encoding uracil-DNA glycosylase: MSDVFQQALAETLPMLKQIKNGFGPKVSASEQSLAALRSLATEATKAAKSTAVAPAPVAKPAPAETKPSLPPQITIVAETPADAPSISPVWTWETLEAAALNCTKCEHLVRSRTQVVFGVGNRNAELMFVGEAPGADEDLQGEPFVGKAGQLLTKIIQAMGYSRDDVYIANILKCRPDMPPGSTGNRKPKPEEMQTCIPWLEQQIALVKPKAMVALGATAVEGLLGSNGPVGKMRGKWFEFRGIPVMATYHPAYLLRNQLISEKRKVWEDMLQVLERLERPISEKQRRFFTQSA; encoded by the coding sequence GTGAGCGACGTATTCCAACAGGCCCTGGCAGAAACCCTGCCGATGCTGAAGCAGATCAAGAACGGCTTCGGCCCAAAGGTCAGCGCATCGGAGCAGAGCCTGGCCGCATTGCGCTCCCTCGCAACGGAGGCCACCAAGGCGGCCAAATCAACGGCGGTTGCGCCAGCTCCTGTGGCCAAGCCTGCTCCTGCCGAAACCAAGCCTTCCCTACCGCCGCAGATCACCATCGTCGCAGAGACGCCTGCAGATGCACCGAGCATATCGCCAGTCTGGACATGGGAGACGCTGGAGGCGGCGGCGCTGAATTGCACGAAATGCGAGCATCTCGTGCGCTCCCGCACCCAGGTCGTTTTCGGCGTGGGCAACCGCAATGCCGAGCTGATGTTCGTCGGCGAAGCCCCGGGGGCGGATGAGGATTTGCAGGGAGAGCCATTTGTTGGGAAGGCCGGTCAGCTCCTGACCAAGATCATCCAGGCGATGGGATACAGCCGCGATGATGTCTATATCGCCAATATTTTGAAGTGCCGACCCGATATGCCTCCGGGATCAACCGGCAATCGCAAGCCGAAGCCCGAGGAGATGCAAACGTGTATTCCCTGGCTGGAGCAGCAAATCGCCCTGGTGAAGCCGAAGGCCATGGTCGCGCTCGGCGCTACTGCGGTCGAGGGCCTGCTTGGTTCCAACGGACCAGTCGGCAAGATGCGAGGCAAGTGGTTCGAATTTCGTGGCATCCCGGTGATGGCGACGTACCATCCCGCCTACCTCCTGCGCAATCAGCTCATCAGCGAGAAGCGCAAAGTGTGGGAGGACATGCTGCAGGTGCTCGAGCGGCTGGAGCGCCCGATCTCGGAAAAGCAGCGGCGCTTTTTCACCCAGTCCGCCTGA
- a CDS encoding A/G-specific adenine glycosylase, translated as MAFSDTGTPSNTRSTAEAEEKIRQSLAKWFRRNGRKLPWRETTDPYAILVSEFMLQQTTVAAVKPYFHRWMERFPTVRHLAEASEEEVLHLWQGLGYYSRARNLHAAAKAVIACHGGIVPSTRAELRALPGVGNYTAGAVSAFAFDAVETVIDANIARVLARLNNWQKPIDDATGKTFLEKAAHALLPAKGGRLHTSALMELGALVCTARNPDCDDCPVRLECQAENPEALPVKRARPQVELIAESRACVFDRGKLWLEPSHGPRWKGMWLLPPSDGGGRLLHTEIYPITRYRVTMSVHAERRTSELFKGFSLTELPPMPSPHRRAVAALIRNGHIG; from the coding sequence ATGGCTTTTTCGGACACAGGAACACCCAGTAATACCCGGAGCACGGCAGAGGCGGAGGAAAAAATTCGCCAGTCGCTGGCCAAGTGGTTCCGGCGCAACGGGCGGAAGCTCCCCTGGCGGGAGACGACCGATCCGTACGCCATCCTGGTTTCCGAATTCATGCTCCAGCAGACGACGGTGGCAGCGGTAAAGCCGTACTTTCATCGCTGGATGGAGAGATTTCCGACCGTCCGGCACCTCGCGGAGGCCAGCGAGGAAGAGGTGCTACATCTCTGGCAGGGACTCGGGTACTATAGTCGGGCCCGCAATCTCCATGCGGCAGCAAAGGCGGTGATCGCGTGCCATGGGGGCATCGTGCCGAGTACCCGGGCGGAACTGAGGGCGCTGCCGGGGGTTGGCAACTACACGGCGGGAGCGGTTTCCGCGTTCGCCTTCGACGCGGTGGAGACGGTAATCGACGCAAACATCGCCCGCGTGCTGGCCCGCCTGAATAACTGGCAAAAACCCATCGACGATGCGACTGGGAAAACTTTCCTCGAAAAGGCGGCTCACGCGCTCCTGCCCGCAAAGGGTGGGCGCCTCCACACCTCGGCGTTGATGGAGTTGGGCGCGCTGGTTTGCACAGCGCGGAATCCGGATTGCGACGACTGCCCGGTGCGACTTGAGTGCCAGGCGGAAAACCCGGAGGCGTTACCCGTGAAACGGGCACGGCCCCAGGTGGAACTCATCGCGGAAAGCCGAGCCTGCGTCTTTGATCGGGGCAAGCTTTGGCTGGAACCGTCCCATGGTCCGCGCTGGAAAGGCATGTGGCTGCTGCCTCCCTCGGACGGCGGCGGTCGGCTTCTGCACACCGAGATTTACCCAATCACCCGGTATCGCGTGACCATGAGCGTACATGCGGAGCGAAGGACAAGTGAACTCTTCAAGGGATTTTCCCTGACGGAATTGCCCCCGATGCCATCTCCGCATCGGCGAGCTGTTGCAGCGTTGATCAGAAACGGGCATATTGGCTGA
- a CDS encoding esterase-like activity of phytase family protein: protein MKSFLSLLLSLALLQSARADSVVIASGSIPSDTRDNLGDTVGGLGSGIAHDPESGLFFCIPDRGAGDGTIDYRPRYVKVRLDLQGDDLNPQVVEAVLFRDEEGREMSGLIPDDPNSEIPRLKDGRTCLDPEAIAVAPDGTLYVTDEYGPLLYQFARDGKIIRRIVLPEMFRPRRADGRIDFTNTEKLVHGRAVNQGPEGMCLLPDGKSVALIFQSGLMQDGAKKSPTTNLLILDLASGKPTALYAYPFSTVVPETSEPQDLDSVSVNDLAALSQTRLLVLERDNRGRNGSLDYPAARNKAVWIADLSMATNILDHGSAATARPVAKTLLFNLPAIVPDPKRLAAKWEGIVIVPPLHPSMVTLLMTADNDFLTPILHIDGKDIPFPRAQDSVESQFFKIRSSLPEKP, encoded by the coding sequence GTGAAGTCCTTCCTGTCTCTCCTCCTTTCCCTCGCCCTGCTGCAGTCGGCACGGGCGGACTCTGTCGTGATCGCCTCGGGTTCCATCCCTTCCGACACTCGCGACAATCTCGGCGACACTGTCGGCGGACTGGGATCCGGCATCGCTCATGATCCCGAAAGCGGCCTGTTCTTTTGCATCCCGGATCGCGGAGCGGGAGATGGCACGATTGATTACCGCCCGCGCTATGTCAAAGTCCGCCTCGATCTCCAAGGCGATGACCTGAATCCGCAAGTGGTCGAAGCCGTCCTTTTCCGCGACGAGGAGGGCCGCGAGATGAGCGGCTTGATCCCGGATGATCCCAACTCGGAAATCCCCAGGCTCAAGGACGGTCGCACCTGCCTCGATCCCGAAGCCATCGCCGTCGCTCCCGATGGAACGCTTTATGTGACCGATGAATATGGGCCGCTGCTTTATCAGTTCGCCCGCGACGGCAAGATCATCCGGCGCATTGTGTTGCCGGAAATGTTTCGCCCTCGCCGCGCTGATGGTAGGATTGATTTCACGAATACGGAGAAACTTGTCCATGGCCGCGCGGTGAATCAGGGGCCGGAGGGCATGTGCCTGCTGCCAGACGGGAAATCTGTCGCGCTCATCTTCCAGAGCGGCCTGATGCAGGACGGCGCGAAGAAATCGCCCACCACCAATCTGCTGATCCTCGACCTGGCCTCCGGCAAGCCCACGGCGCTGTACGCATACCCATTTTCCACCGTGGTGCCGGAGACCAGCGAACCGCAGGATCTCGACAGCGTCTCAGTGAATGATCTGGCAGCGTTAAGCCAGACTCGCCTCCTCGTGCTGGAGCGGGACAACCGGGGGCGCAATGGCAGTCTCGACTACCCGGCGGCTCGCAACAAGGCGGTATGGATTGCCGATCTCTCCATGGCGACAAACATCCTCGACCACGGCAGCGCCGCCACGGCCCGCCCGGTGGCCAAGACGCTTCTCTTCAACCTGCCCGCGATCGTCCCCGATCCCAAGCGCCTCGCCGCGAAATGGGAGGGCATCGTGATCGTGCCGCCGCTGCATCCGTCGATGGTGACGCTCTTAATGACGGCGGATAACGATTTTCTCACCCCCATCCTGCATATCGACGGCAAAGACATCCCCTTCCCCCGGGCTCAGGACTCAGTCGAGAGCCAGTTTTTCAAGATTCGCAGTTCGCTGCCGGAGAAGCCTTGA
- a CDS encoding ABC transporter permease gives MTTTASTASSAEVADLPLLLESPGRRMWRRFRKNPVGVVSSIVIVVFFTIALVTGICSLLGVYFPYNPNTTELTQKLMPPSAAHWLGTDNLGRDVLSRLLNGSYISLTVGFVAVAVSLFIGVTVGAISGYFGGWIDNIIMRVVDAILCFPSFFLILTAVALLGPNIMNIIVVIGLVSWTGTARLVRAEFLTLRETEYVRAAKALGIRTPGIIFRHILPNAAAPIIVTAVVGIPDAILTEAGLSFLGFGVQPPQATWGNIISDGKTYLLDAWWLIVFPGMAIFIAALAFYLAGDALRQAAESRSERK, from the coding sequence ATGACGACGACCGCATCCACCGCCAGTTCCGCCGAGGTCGCTGACCTTCCCCTGCTCTTGGAAAGTCCGGGCCGTCGCATGTGGCGACGCTTCCGCAAGAATCCCGTCGGGGTTGTATCCTCCATCGTGATCGTGGTGTTCTTCACAATCGCGCTGGTGACGGGCATTTGCTCGCTCCTCGGCGTTTACTTTCCCTACAATCCAAATACCACCGAGCTGACACAGAAGCTCATGCCGCCCTCGGCCGCGCATTGGCTGGGGACGGATAATCTCGGTCGCGACGTGCTCTCGCGCCTGCTGAATGGATCGTACATCTCGCTCACCGTCGGCTTCGTCGCGGTGGCGGTTTCGCTTTTCATCGGTGTGACGGTCGGCGCGATCTCGGGGTACTTCGGAGGCTGGATTGACAACATCATCATGCGCGTCGTGGATGCCATCCTGTGCTTCCCGTCGTTTTTCCTGATCCTCACTGCGGTCGCCCTGCTCGGGCCCAACATCATGAACATCATTGTCGTGATCGGCCTGGTGAGCTGGACCGGCACGGCTCGGCTCGTGAGGGCGGAGTTTCTGACGCTACGCGAGACCGAGTATGTACGCGCGGCCAAGGCGCTGGGAATCCGTACGCCGGGCATCATCTTTCGCCATATCCTGCCCAATGCCGCCGCGCCGATCATCGTGACGGCGGTAGTGGGTATTCCCGACGCCATCCTGACCGAGGCGGGCCTGAGCTTCCTCGGCTTCGGCGTGCAGCCCCCGCAGGCGACGTGGGGCAACATCATTTCCGACGGCAAGACGTACCTCCTCGATGCGTGGTGGCTCATTGTCTTCCCAGGCATGGCCATCTTCATCGCCGCCCTGGCCTTTTACCTTGCGGGTGACGCGCTGCGTCAGGCCGCCGAAAGCCGATCCGAACGCAAGTAA
- the rnhC gene encoding ribonuclease HIII, which yields MSEKAITLYNTPLTSEQAAKLKLLLQADGYKFETRPYTLFFAQKDKLTIAVYEKGPKVVVQGRGTEEFVQYRLEPEILGEAKLGYDEVLKPEMFEPHFGIDESGKGDFFGPLVIAGAYVDRDIAQQFKKLGITDSKRIGSDKKIRDLAKAIRESRTPQSVVTISPERYNELYKKIGNLNRLLAWGHARVIENLCELKPDCPRALSDKFADVRVLQRALMEKGRAITLDQQTKAESDYAVAAASILAREKFIDWLDAHGKEAGVPLLRGVSKAVKAAGRQIAQQGGSESLARFAKMHFKTAQEVLTD from the coding sequence GTGTCCGAAAAAGCCATCACTCTCTACAATACGCCGCTCACCTCTGAGCAAGCTGCGAAACTCAAGCTGCTGCTCCAGGCGGACGGTTACAAGTTCGAGACGCGTCCCTATACGCTTTTCTTTGCCCAGAAGGACAAATTGACCATCGCGGTGTATGAAAAAGGACCGAAGGTAGTTGTTCAAGGTCGTGGCACCGAGGAGTTTGTTCAGTATCGGCTGGAACCCGAGATCCTTGGTGAGGCCAAGCTCGGTTATGACGAGGTGCTCAAGCCCGAGATGTTCGAGCCGCACTTCGGCATCGACGAAAGCGGCAAGGGCGATTTCTTCGGCCCGCTCGTCATCGCCGGGGCCTACGTCGACCGTGATATCGCCCAGCAGTTCAAGAAACTCGGCATTACCGACAGCAAGCGCATCGGATCGGACAAGAAGATCCGCGATCTCGCCAAGGCTATCCGCGAATCCCGCACCCCGCAGAGTGTCGTCACCATCAGCCCCGAGCGGTATAACGAACTTTATAAAAAAATCGGCAACCTGAACCGCCTCCTCGCCTGGGGCCACGCTCGCGTCATCGAGAACCTCTGCGAACTGAAGCCCGACTGCCCGCGAGCTCTTTCTGACAAATTTGCCGACGTTCGCGTCCTCCAGCGCGCTCTCATGGAAAAGGGCCGCGCCATCACCCTCGACCAGCAGACCAAGGCGGAATCCGACTACGCCGTCGCCGCCGCCTCGATCCTGGCCCGCGAGAAGTTTATCGACTGGCTCGACGCCCACGGCAAGGAAGCCGGAGTGCCTCTCCTGCGCGGTGTTTCCAAGGCGGTAAAGGCCGCCGGACGCCAGATCGCCCAGCAGGGTGGAAGCGAGAGCCTCGCTCGCTTCGCCAAGATGCATTTCAAGACCGCGCAAGAGGTTCTCACCGATTAA
- the gltB gene encoding glutamate synthase large subunit — MNQNSLNTETLPTCMYRPEHEHDSCGVGFVAQVSGRRSNRILRMGLRSICNLMHRGALDADAKTGDGAGILTQIPYKLFVPEVTRLGHTLYKESDLAVGVLFLPHDNAYAQARAKAITEEVLEKRGLFLFGWREVPINLRVLGEKAQTTLPRIEHVLIGKPWGMADDDYERRLFLARNEIEDMAAAAKINNFYIPSFSHRVIIYKGLLVSASVEKFYPDLSNPDYETSICVYHQRYSTNTFPKWPLAQPFRMLAHNGEINTVRGNRIWMSAREAELQADFWGKDIDLLKPIIQPGGSDSASLDNALEVLTMSGRSLLHAVTMLVPPAWSSDKSLPKVVKEFYEYHRCICEPWDGPAALCFSDGITVGASLDRNGLRPARYKLTDDGIFVLGSEVGIDGLDLRNIVEMGRLAPGEMIAIDTAEGTLLRDADIKLGLASRKPYGEWLANNLVRFEHTKEEELKPSEGELDIMSLTQQQIAFGYSSEELDMILKPMYKDGAEAVGSMGDDTPLAVLSLRPRLLYTYFKQLFAQVTNPPIDPIREKLVMSLATIMGWRRNLLSESPEHCHQVVMESPIVFDAELNKLRAIGGDFESHTIPCTWPVSEGAAGLENAVHRICLEAESAVDNGGRLIILSDRGVDHQNVAVPMLVAVGAVHHHLSRVGKRMRASIIAETAEARDVHQIACLIGYGASAINPYLAFETAREMIEKGQVEGGFATAAINYKKALENGILKIMSKMGISLVSSYRGAQVFEAIGVSTKVIDECFAGTTTQIQGVGFNEIAAESLTRHHMAFGEAVPVEEGKLEDPGYYRVRRGGELHAVTPPVLQSFHTFVGIKGEDKAGKWEDYQKYVDAVLTNRPHSLRNLLDMIPAPTGPVPIEEVEPIEEIRRRFTTAGMSLGALSPEAHEALAIAMNRIGGKSNSGEGGEDPVRFKRREDGDWANSAIKQIASGRFGVTAAYLASAKEIEIKMAQGAKPGEGGQLPGHKVNAYIAKLRHSVPGVTLISPPPHHDIYSIEDLAQLIYDLKQVNPRARVCVKLVAEAGVGTIAAGVAKAHADIILVSGHDGGTGASPLSSVKNAGGAWEMGVAETHQVLLLNGLRNRVTLRTDGGMRTGEDIVYATLLGAEEYNFGTAALIALGCVYVRQCHLNTCPVGVATSQEKLRAKFKGTPDNLVRFFNAVAQEVREIMAKLGYRTINEMIGRTESLRQRVVPDHPKANTLDLSPLLVDVAKGDSTMVRYATRSRNDAPEDRTLDDIIMQDAKEAINDAQPITLSYKITNVNRSAGTMVSGEIGYQWGEEGLPPGTINLLLHGSSGQSFGAFLAPGVRLVLTGEANDYVGKGMSGGEIVIKPVTPRKYTPSECIVLGNTVMYGATGGALYANGRGGERFCVRNSGGTAVVEGVGDHCCEYMTNGTVVVLGPTGKNFGAGMTGGVAYVLDEGNTFLDRYNPQLITPARLENADDITTLKEFIYKHLELTESAKAQAILADWPAYEGKFWKVSPTVPAAAPAPVEEKPKDEQVINENVTASR; from the coding sequence ATGAATCAAAATAGCCTGAATACCGAAACGCTCCCAACTTGTATGTACCGTCCGGAGCACGAACATGATTCGTGCGGGGTAGGTTTCGTCGCTCAGGTCAGTGGACGCCGTTCCAACCGCATCCTGCGCATGGGCCTCCGGTCCATCTGCAACCTCATGCACCGCGGCGCGCTCGACGCTGACGCCAAGACGGGTGACGGAGCTGGTATCCTGACCCAGATCCCTTACAAGCTCTTCGTGCCGGAGGTGACCCGCCTCGGCCATACGCTGTACAAGGAAAGCGATCTGGCCGTCGGTGTCCTCTTCCTGCCGCATGACAATGCCTACGCCCAGGCTCGCGCCAAGGCCATCACCGAGGAGGTGCTGGAAAAGCGCGGTCTGTTCCTTTTCGGCTGGCGTGAGGTGCCGATCAATCTCCGTGTCCTTGGCGAAAAGGCCCAGACGACTCTGCCGCGCATCGAGCACGTCCTCATCGGCAAGCCCTGGGGCATGGCCGACGACGACTACGAGCGCCGTCTCTTCCTCGCTCGCAACGAGATCGAGGACATGGCCGCCGCCGCCAAGATCAATAATTTCTACATCCCGTCGTTCTCGCACCGCGTGATCATCTACAAGGGATTGCTCGTCTCCGCCTCGGTCGAGAAGTTCTACCCGGACCTCTCGAACCCCGACTACGAGACCTCGATCTGCGTCTATCACCAGCGCTACAGCACGAACACCTTCCCGAAGTGGCCGCTCGCGCAGCCCTTCCGCATGCTCGCGCACAACGGTGAGATCAACACCGTGCGCGGTAACCGTATTTGGATGAGCGCCCGCGAGGCCGAGCTTCAGGCGGATTTCTGGGGCAAGGACATCGATCTGCTCAAGCCGATCATCCAGCCCGGCGGGTCCGACTCCGCCAGCCTCGACAACGCCCTGGAGGTTCTCACCATGAGCGGTCGCAGCCTGCTGCACGCCGTCACCATGCTCGTGCCTCCGGCCTGGAGCTCCGACAAGAGCCTGCCCAAGGTCGTGAAGGAGTTTTACGAATATCACCGCTGCATCTGCGAACCATGGGACGGCCCTGCCGCTCTGTGCTTCAGCGACGGCATCACCGTGGGCGCTTCGCTCGACCGCAACGGTCTGCGCCCGGCCCGCTACAAGCTGACGGACGACGGTATCTTCGTCCTCGGCTCCGAGGTTGGTATTGACGGACTCGACCTCCGCAACATCGTTGAGATGGGTCGTCTCGCCCCGGGCGAGATGATCGCCATCGACACGGCCGAGGGGACGCTGCTCCGCGACGCCGATATCAAGCTCGGCCTGGCTTCCCGCAAGCCATACGGCGAGTGGCTGGCCAACAACCTCGTGCGCTTTGAGCACACGAAGGAGGAGGAGCTCAAGCCCTCCGAGGGCGAGCTCGACATCATGTCGCTCACGCAGCAGCAGATCGCATTTGGCTACTCCAGCGAGGAGCTCGATATGATCCTCAAGCCCATGTACAAGGACGGTGCGGAAGCCGTCGGCTCCATGGGCGATGACACGCCGCTCGCGGTGCTCTCGCTGCGTCCGCGTCTGCTCTACACCTACTTCAAGCAGCTCTTTGCCCAGGTGACGAACCCGCCGATCGACCCGATCCGCGAGAAGCTCGTCATGTCGCTCGCCACCATCATGGGATGGCGGCGCAACCTGCTCTCCGAGTCGCCCGAGCATTGCCATCAGGTCGTGATGGAATCTCCGATCGTTTTTGACGCCGAGCTGAACAAGCTCCGCGCCATCGGCGGCGATTTTGAATCGCACACTATTCCCTGTACTTGGCCCGTCTCGGAAGGCGCAGCGGGTCTGGAAAATGCCGTCCACCGCATCTGCCTCGAGGCGGAGAGCGCGGTCGACAACGGCGGCCGTCTGATCATTCTCTCCGACCGCGGAGTGGATCATCAGAACGTGGCCGTGCCGATGCTCGTCGCCGTGGGCGCCGTGCATCATCACCTGAGCCGCGTCGGCAAGCGCATGCGCGCCAGCATCATTGCTGAAACCGCCGAGGCCCGCGACGTGCATCAGATCGCCTGCCTCATCGGTTACGGAGCGAGCGCCATCAACCCGTATCTCGCCTTTGAAACCGCTCGGGAAATGATCGAGAAGGGCCAGGTCGAGGGTGGCTTCGCCACGGCGGCCATCAACTACAAGAAGGCCCTCGAAAACGGCATCCTCAAGATCATGTCCAAGATGGGCATCTCGCTCGTGAGCAGCTATCGCGGCGCCCAGGTCTTCGAGGCCATCGGTGTTTCCACCAAGGTCATCGACGAGTGCTTCGCTGGCACCACGACCCAGATCCAGGGAGTGGGTTTCAACGAAATCGCTGCGGAAAGCCTGACCCGCCATCACATGGCATTCGGCGAGGCTGTCCCGGTCGAGGAAGGCAAGCTGGAGGACCCCGGTTACTACCGCGTGCGCCGCGGTGGCGAGCTTCACGCCGTCACTCCGCCGGTGCTCCAGAGCTTCCACACCTTCGTCGGCATCAAGGGCGAAGACAAAGCCGGCAAGTGGGAGGATTACCAGAAGTACGTCGACGCCGTGCTGACCAACCGTCCGCATTCGCTCCGCAACCTGCTGGACATGATTCCCGCTCCGACCGGCCCCGTGCCGATCGAGGAAGTCGAGCCTATTGAAGAAATCCGCCGCCGCTTTACCACGGCGGGCATGTCGCTCGGCGCGTTGAGTCCCGAGGCTCACGAGGCCCTGGCCATCGCCATGAATCGCATCGGCGGCAAGTCGAACAGCGGTGAGGGTGGTGAGGACCCGGTGCGCTTCAAGCGCCGCGAGGATGGGGATTGGGCCAATAGCGCCATCAAGCAGATCGCCAGCGGTCGCTTCGGCGTCACGGCGGCCTATCTCGCCAGCGCGAAGGAAATCGAGATCAAGATGGCTCAGGGTGCCAAGCCCGGTGAGGGCGGTCAGCTGCCCGGTCACAAGGTCAATGCGTACATCGCCAAGCTCCGTCACTCGGTGCCCGGCGTCACGCTCATCTCGCCTCCGCCGCATCACGACATTTACTCGATCGAGGATCTGGCTCAGCTCATCTATGACCTGAAGCAGGTGAACCCGCGCGCCCGCGTCTGCGTGAAGCTCGTCGCCGAGGCTGGCGTCGGCACCATCGCGGCTGGCGTGGCCAAGGCTCACGCCGACATCATCCTGGTCAGCGGTCACGATGGCGGCACCGGTGCTTCCCCGCTCAGTTCGGTGAAGAACGCTGGCGGCGCTTGGGAAATGGGCGTGGCGGAAACCCATCAGGTTCTGCTGCTCAACGGCCTGCGCAACCGCGTCACGCTCCGCACCGATGGCGGAATGCGCACGGGTGAGGATATCGTTTACGCGACGCTGCTTGGCGCTGAGGAATATAACTTCGGCACGGCTGCGCTCATCGCGCTCGGCTGCGTCTACGTGCGCCAGTGTCACCTGAATACCTGCCCGGTCGGCGTTGCCACCTCGCAGGAGAAGCTCCGCGCGAAGTTCAAGGGCACGCCCGACAACCTCGTCCGGTTCTTCAACGCCGTGGCGCAGGAAGTCCGCGAGATCATGGCCAAGCTCGGCTACCGCACGATCAACGAAATGATTGGCCGTACCGAGTCGCTGCGTCAGCGCGTGGTGCCCGATCATCCGAAAGCGAACACCCTCGACCTCAGCCCGCTCCTGGTGGACGTGGCCAAGGGCGATTCGACCATGGTGCGTTACGCCACCCGCTCCCGCAACGATGCTCCCGAGGATCGCACCCTCGACGACATCATCATGCAGGATGCGAAGGAGGCGATCAATGACGCCCAGCCGATCACGCTTTCCTACAAGATTACCAACGTCAACCGCTCCGCCGGCACCATGGTGTCGGGCGAGATCGGCTACCAGTGGGGTGAGGAAGGTCTGCCTCCGGGCACGATCAACCTGCTCCTCCACGGTAGTTCGGGCCAGAGCTTCGGTGCGTTCCTCGCACCGGGCGTCCGCCTCGTTCTCACCGGTGAGGCCAACGACTATGTGGGCAAGGGCATGAGCGGCGGCGAGATCGTTATCAAGCCGGTCACTCCTCGCAAGTACACTCCGTCCGAGTGCATCGTCCTCGGCAACACCGTCATGTACGGTGCCACGGGCGGCGCCTTGTATGCGAATGGCCGCGGCGGCGAGCGCTTCTGCGTCCGTAACTCCGGCGGCACTGCCGTAGTCGAGGGCGTGGGTGACCACTGCTGCGAATACATGACCAACGGCACTGTTGTGGTCCTCGGTCCGACCGGAAAGAACTTCGGCGCGGGCATGACGGGCGGCGTGGCTTACGTACTCGATGAAGGCAATACCTTCCTCGACCGCTACAACCCGCAGCTCATTACTCCGGCCCGTCTGGAGAATGCCGACGACATCACGACGCTGAAGGAGTTCATCTACAAGCACCTTGAGCTCACCGAAAGCGCCAAGGCCCAGGCCATCCTGGCCGACTGGCCTGCTTACGAAGGCAAGTTCTGGAAGGTCAGCCCGACCGTCCCGGCTGCTGCTCCCGCCCCGGTGGAGGAGAAGCCCAAGGACGAACAGGTGATCAACGAGAACGTCACCGCCTCACGGTAA
- a CDS encoding ABC transporter ATP-binding protein encodes MSPSLLEIRDLSINFRTEHGVTEAVKHVSLSLKEGSSLAIVGESGSGKSVTALSLTRLLPSPPALYAGGDIFFKGENVLTMSPDRLRKIRGGGIAYIFQEPSTSLNPVYSIRSQIAEAIRLHRPEVKDVDAEIVHWLKTVGIVNPEKRMHDYPHQLSGGMQQRAMIAMALSCRPSLLVADEPTTALDVTIQAQILAELKRLRAEFNMSLILITHNIAITQGLCDRMAVMFRGEVVEYGDTQSILHSPQHEYTKALMACIPRLGSKEKRLKTIDYSKLAAKS; translated from the coding sequence ATGAGCCCTTCTCTGCTGGAAATCCGCGACCTATCCATCAACTTCCGCACCGAGCATGGTGTAACGGAAGCCGTGAAGCATGTGTCCCTCTCGCTCAAGGAAGGTTCCTCGCTGGCCATCGTGGGCGAAAGCGGCAGCGGCAAGAGCGTGACCGCGCTGTCGCTCACCCGGCTGCTCCCCTCGCCTCCGGCGCTGTATGCAGGCGGCGACATCTTTTTCAAGGGCGAGAACGTCCTCACCATGTCGCCGGACAGGCTGCGCAAGATCCGCGGCGGCGGTATTGCCTATATCTTCCAGGAGCCCTCGACCTCGCTGAATCCGGTGTACTCGATTCGCAGCCAGATTGCCGAGGCGATCCGCCTCCATCGGCCCGAGGTGAAGGATGTCGATGCGGAGATCGTTCACTGGCTGAAGACGGTGGGAATCGTCAATCCCGAGAAGCGAATGCACGACTACCCACACCAGCTCAGCGGTGGCATGCAGCAGCGCGCGATGATCGCGATGGCTCTGAGCTGCCGCCCCAGCCTGCTGGTGGCGGACGAACCGACGACGGCACTCGATGTCACGATCCAGGCGCAGATCCTGGCGGAGCTCAAACGCCTGCGGGCGGAGTTCAACATGTCGCTCATTCTCATCACTCACAACATCGCCATCACCCAGGGACTCTGCGACCGGATGGCGGTGATGTTCCGGGGAGAAGTCGTCGAGTACGGCGATACGCAGAGCATTCTTCACTCTCCCCAGCACGAATACACCAAGGCGCTCATGGCCTGCATCCCGCGGCTGGGCTCGAAGGAAAAACGCCTCAAGACGATCGATTATTCCAAACTCGCCGCGAAATCGTGA